One Aphidius gifuensis isolate YNYX2018 linkage group LG5, ASM1490517v1, whole genome shotgun sequence genomic region harbors:
- the LOC122856572 gene encoding carnitine O-palmitoyltransferase 1, liver isoform isoform X2 — translation MAEAHSAVAFSFSITHEGWDVNFDREVLHLVWQSGLRSWKKRFFRFHNNLQTGVYPASLNSLWLTIGIVSAIHFAGFKVPYDLVGKVEPYLSGSSIPAHFAGSVIVSILLWLMTIYLLRYCLKGLFMYKGWIYESRTKGSSASLKTKIWLCLVKLLSGWNKPMLYSYQGSLPRLPLPSVDDTMRRYLTSVRPLLDDDNFKRMENLANEFKNGIGIKLQRYLILKSWWSTNYVSDWWEEYVYLRGRSPIMVNSNFYGIDAILMHPTNIQSARAANIIHSCLQYRKLIERQELEPIMLQGIVPLCSWQYERLFNTTRIPGIETDKLVHWNDSKHIIVYHKGCYYKVLVYMKNRILTPCEIEHQIMYILENNSSSSSSIPADGEEKLAALTANNRTVWANARTCYFSKGINKQSLDAIEKSAFVVVLDDYPYEYDAACPEKLDQYGRNLLHGKGYDRWFDKSFNLCIGTNGRIGFNAEHSWADAAVMSHLWEYIFSQDLANNVYKENGHTLGNMEITLTPTRLQWDLSKKCIETIQDSAMLANELVNDVDLRIYVHDKYGKGFMKTCSMSPDAYIQMALQLAYYRDAGKFSLTYEASMTRLYREGRTETVRPCTIESTAWVKSMQDSSLSIEDKYNLMKAAVDKHQRGYQDAMCGKGIDRHLFCLYVVSKYLEVDSPFLKQVLSEPWRLSTSQTPHGQTSKLDLKKYPNCISAGGGFGPVADDGYGVSYIIAGENLLFFHISSKKKSPATDSHKFSLQIEKALDDIKNLMISYQKIMKNKKNNNNTTT, via the exons atggcaGAGGCTCATTCTGCTGTTGCATTTAGTTTTTCAATAACTCACGAAGGCTGGGATGTTAATTTTGATAGAGAAGTGTTACATCTTGTTTGGCAATCTGGACTGAGATCAtggaaaaaaagattttttagatttcat aATAATTTACAAACTGGAGTTTATCCAGCATCATTAAATAGTCTTTGGCTAACAATTGGCATTGTTAGTGCAATACATTTTGCTGGTTTCAAAGTTCCGTATGACCTAGTCGGCAAGGTCGAGCCATATTTATCTgg ATCATCAATACCAGCACATTTTGCTGGCTCAGTTATTGTCAGTATATTATTATGGCTCatgacaatatatttattacgttattgtttaaaaggtttatttatgtataaagGTTGGATTTATGAATCAAGAACAAAGGGTAGTTCAGCAtctttgaaaacaaaaatttggcTATGtttagttaaattattatcaggtTGGAATAAACCAATGTTGTACAGTTATCAAGGTTCATTACCACGTTTACCATTACCAAGTGTTGATGATACAATGAGACGTTATTTAACAAGTGTTAGACCTctacttgatgatgataattttaaaagaatggaaaatttagcaaatgaatttaaaaatggtattggtattaaattacaacgttatttaatattaaaatcatggtGGTCAACAAATTATGTATCTGATTGGTGGGAAGAATATGTTTATTTACGTGGTAGATCACCAATAAtggttaattcaaatttttatggtATTGATGCAATATTAATGCATCCAACAAATATACAATCAGCACGTGCTGCAAATATAATACATAGTTGTTTACAATAtcgtaaattaattgaaagacAAGAACTTGAACCAATTATGTTACAAGGTATTGTACCACTTTGTTCATGGCAATATGAACGATTATTTAATACAACAAGAATACCTGGTATTGAAACAGATAAATTAGTACATTGGAATGATTCAAAacatattattgtttatcacAAGGGTTGTTATTATAAAGTACttgtttatatgaaaaatagaatattaacACCATGTGAAATTGAACATCAAATAATgtatatacttgaaaataattcatcatcatcatcatcaataccaGCTGATGGTGAAGAAAAATTGGCAGCATTAACAGCAAATAATCGTACAGTATGGGCAAATGCAAgaacttgttatttttcaaaaggtattaataaacaaagtcTTGATGCTATTGAAAAATCAGCATTTGTTGTTGTACTTGATGATTATCCATATGAATATGATGCa gCATGTCCAGAAAAACTTGATCAGTATGGTAGAAATTTATTGCATGGAAAAGGATATGACAGATggtttgataaatcatttaatttatgtattggTACAAATGGACGAATTGGATTTAATGCTGAACATTCATG GGCAGATGCAGCTGTGATGTCACATTTAtgggaatatatattttctcaagATTTAGCCAACAATGT ataCAAGGAAAATGGTCATACATTAGGTAATATGGAAATTACACTAACTCCTACACGTCTTCAATgggatttatcaaaaaaatgtattgaaaCAATTCAAGATTCAGCaatg cTGGCTAATGAATTGGTTAATGATGTTGATTTACGTATATATGTAcatgataaatatggaaaaggATTTATGAAAACTTGTTCAATGTCACCAGATGCATATATACAAATGGCATTGCAATTGGCATATTATCGTGATGCTGGAAAATTTAGTTTAACATATGAAGCATCAATGACACGACTTTATAGAGAAGGTAGAACTGAAACAGTTAGACCATGTACAATTGAATCAACAGCATGGGTTAAATCAATGCAAGATTCATCATTGAGCATtgaagataaatataatttaatgaaagcTGCTGTTGATAAACATCAACGTGGCTATCAAGATGCCATGTGTGGTAAAGGAATTGATagacatttattttgtttatatgttGTATCAAAATATCTTGAAGTTGATTCACcatttttaaaacaagtttTAAGTGAACCATGGCGTTTATCAACATCACAAACACCACATGGACAAACATCAAAATTGGatcttaaaaaatatccaaattGTATATCTGCTGGTGGTGGTTTTGGACCAGTTGCTGATGATGGATATGGTGTATCATATATTATTGCTGGtgaaaatcttttattttttcatatatcaagtaaaaaaaaatcaccagCAACTGATTcacataaattttcattacaaattgaaaaagctCTAGATGACATAAAAAATCTCATGATttcatatcaaaaaattatgaaaaataaaaaaaataataataatacaactacgtaa
- the LOC122856575 gene encoding coronin-1C-A gives MSFRVVRSSKFRHVYGTALKREQCYDNIRVSKSSWDSTFCAVNPKFLAIIVESAGGGAFIVLPHNKVGRISPDHPLVGGHKGPVLDIAWCPHNDNVIASGSEDCVVKVWQIPDSGISRTLTEPVVDLQLHQRRVGLVLWHPTALNVLLTAGSDNLVIIWNVGTGEPLVKMNCHPDIVYSACWNWDGSRLVTTCKDKKIRIIDPRCGKILEEDIAHEGTKATRAIYLRGGLIFTTGFSKMSERQYSLRAPDMLGEPIVMVELDTSNGVMFPLYDPDTSLVYLCGKGDSVIRYFEITPEPPFVHYINTFQTPDPQRGIGIMPKRGCDVNSCEISRFYRLNNSGFCQVVSMTVPRKSELFQEDLYPDTPGDTAAISAEEWINGTDAEPLLISLRDGYQPTTSKNNQLKVIKKANVLGKGAKVGANAAQNSSSSSLSLQNSTISEDIIKEFAEEIRKLKAVIVKHEGRIRVLESAVALQMKEEEEKVKNNDKVETTTTTTTTDKEFFASDEV, from the exons ATGTCGTTTCGTGTTGTACGTAGCAGTAAATTTCGTCACGTTTATGGTACTGCATTAAAACGTGAACAATGCTATGATAATATTAGAGTTTCAAAATCATCTTGGGACTCTACATTTTGTGCTGTTAATCCAAAGTTTTTGGCAATTATTGTTGAATCTGCTGGTGGTGGTGCTTTTATTGTTTTACCTCACAACAAg GTTGGAAGAATATCACCTGATCATCCACTTGTTGGTGGACATAAAGGACCAGTATTAGATATTGCATGGTGTCCACATAATGATAATGTTATTGCATCTGGTTCAGAGGATTGTGTTGTTAAAGTATGGCAAATACCAGATAGTGGAATATCAAGAACATTAACTGAGCCTGTTGTTGATTTACAATTACATCAACGTCGTGTTGGTCTTGTGTTATGGCATCCAACAgcattaaatgtattattaactGCTGGTTCTGATAATTTAGTTATAATATGGAATGTTGGTACTGGTGAGCCACTTGTTAAAATGAATTGTCATCCAGATATTGTATATTCAGCATGTTGGAATTGGGATGGTTCACGTCTTGTAACAACatgtaaagataaaaaaatacgtattaTTGATCCACGTTGTGGTAAAATACTTGAAGAAGATATTGCACATGAAGGAACTAAAGCAACAAGAGCAATATATTTACGTGGTGGTTTAATATTTACAACGGGTTTTAGTAAAATGTCTGAACGTCAATATTCATTACGTGCACCAGATATGTTGGGTGAGCCAATTGTCATGGTTGAACTTGATACAAGTAATGGTGTTATGTTTCCATTATATGATCCTGATACAAgtcttgtttatttatgtGGTAAAGGTGATTCAGTTATAcgttattttgaaataacacCAGAACCACCATTTGTACATTATATTAATACATTTCAAACACCAGATCCACAAAGAGGCATAGGTATTATGCCAAAACGTGGTTGTGATGTTAATAGCTGTGAAATCAGTAGATTTTATCGTTTAAATAATTCTGGTTTTTGTCAAGTTGTATCAATGACTGTACCACGTAAATCTGAATTATTTCAAGAAGATTTATATCCAGATACACCTGGTGATACTGCTGCAATATCTGCTGAAGAATGGATAAATGGTACTGATGCTGAaccattattaatatcattaagaGATGGTTATCAACCAACTACCTccaaaaataatcaacttaaagttattaaaaaagcCAATGTACTTGGTAAAGGTGCCAAAGTTGGAGCAAATGCCGCACAaaattcttcatcatcatcattatcattacaaAATTCTACAATAtcg gaGGATATTATTAAAGAATTTGCTGAAGAAATAAGAAAACTTAAAGCTGTTATTGTTAAACACGAGGGAAGAATTCGTGTTCTTGAATCAGCTGTTGCATTACAAatgaaagaagaagaagaaaaagttaaaaataatgacaaagttgaaacaacaacaacaacaacaacaactgacAAAGAATTTTTTGCTTCCGAtgaagtttaa
- the LOC122856573 gene encoding major facilitator superfamily domain-containing protein 6-like, translated as MLCNNNIDKDLVPIKAHYFLYSAGTGPLVVFLPLIAKQLGFSGILVGGIYFILPISGLVAKPLFGILADRFKLHKILFIVFQAILSVAFLSFYFIPEIPIIPNVNTTLSCNDYELFIKVCPPNGEYLKETTTHDDHDDDYNKIGQLQLSCDGSSKINNELCNGWKENEYCSHVNETKNLSSSSSSTSSFNFIGKFNMSKNLLVKKCLAIKLDNIFMSTKKINNEINWKIPKCNTFIETMCNASLTNVTTIKQMLIASNNNNNNDAINYQFYLFLWAALISWIGMAVVVVIADAICLDILGENKRDCYGNQKLWSSIGFGVFGIVSGFLVDLLSNDSYHKDYSCIFYGMLITMILDMIVSTRLNKKSNDPTVTNDPSILWEFGSIIKETRIIVFGFWCIGAGMCTGVVWNFLLWHTTNLMLNDLTWITTLLSLMTGIQCFIGEVPFNFYSGILLKKLGHMNCMSLILLVYAIRFMAYSLIENAWIYLIIEILHGPTTGLTWPVMVMYGDKIAPPGIRATMQGFIGAIFEGVGVATGSLIGGFLMENYGGIILFKVFSIGALVWLSIYWMLQLLLRQMKSYPLQQGHSHLASYATPSDAIIMSMSQELETY; from the exons atgctgtgcaataataatattgacaaggACTTGGTGCCTATTAAagcacattattttttatattcagcaG gtactgGACCACTTGTTGTATTTCTTCCATTGATTGCAAAACAATTGGGATTTTCTGGTATACTTGTTGgaggaatatattttatattaccaATATCGGGTCTTGTTGCCAAGCCATTATTTGGTATATTGGCTGATCGTTTTAAACTAcataaaatactatttattgtttttcaagCAATTTTGTCTGTTgcatttttgtcattttattttatacctgAAATACCAATAATACCAAATGTCAATACAACACTCAGTTGCAATGATTATGAATTGTTTATCAAAGTATGTCCACCAAATggtgaatatttaaaagaaacaacaacacatgatgatcatgatgatgattataataaaattggtcAATTGCAA tTATCATGTGATGGctcatcaaaaattaataatgaattgtgTAATGGTTGGAAAGAAAATGAGTATTGTTCACATGTAAatgaaactaaaaatttatcatcatcatcatcatcaacatcatcgtttaattttattggaaaattcaacatgtctaaaaatttactg gTGAAAAAATGCTTGGCAATTAAAttggataatattttcatgtcaactaaaaaaataaataatgaaatcaATTGGAAAATTCCCAAATGCAATACATTTATCGAGACAATGTGCAATGCAAGCTTGACAAATGTAACAACTATCAAACAAATGCTTATtgcatcaaataataataacaataatgatgctattaattatcaattttatttatttttgtgggCAGCATTAATCAGCTGGATTGGAATGGCAGTTGTTGTTGTGATTGCTGATGCAATTTGTTTAGATATACTTg gtgaaaataaaagagattGTTATGGAAATCAAAAATTATGGAGTTCAATTGGTTTTGGAGTATTTGGTATTGTTTCTGGTTTCTTAGTTGATTTACTAAGTAATGATTCATATCACAAAGAttattcatgtattttttatggCATGTTGATTACAATGATATTGGATATGATTGTATCAACAAGACTCAACAAg aaatcaAATGATCCAACTGTTACAAATGATCCTTCTATTTTATGGGAATTTGGTTCAATTATAAAAGAGACACGTATTATTGTATTTGGATTTTGGTGTATTGGTGCTGGTATGTGTACTGGTGTTGTTTGGAATTTTTTACTTTGGCATACTACAAATCTTATGTTAAATGATTTAACTTGGATAACTACATTATTAAGTTTAATGACTGGAATTCAATGTTTTATTGGTGAAgtaccatttaatttttattctggtattttattgaaaaaacttggTCACATGAATTGTATGAGTCTTATACTTTTGGTTTATGCGATAAg ATTTATGGCATACAGTTTAATTGAAAATGCTtggatatatttaattattgaaattcttCATGGTCCAACAACTGGTTTAACTTGGCCAGTTATGGTTATGTATGGTGATAAAATTGCACCACCTGGTATACGTGCTACAATGCAAGGTTTTATTGGTGCAATATTTGAAGGAGTTG gtGTTGCAACAGGTAGTTTAATTGGTGgttttttaatggaaaattatggtggtattatattatttaaagtattttCAATTGGTGCACTTGTGTGGCTAAGTATTTATTGGATGCTACAATTACTTTTACGTCAAATGAAATCATATCCCCTTCAACAGGGTCACAGTC aCTTGGCAAGCTATGCCACACCAAGTGATGCTATTATCATGTCAATGAGTCAAGAACTTGAAacttattag
- the LOC122856572 gene encoding carnitine O-palmitoyltransferase 1, liver isoform isoform X1, whose protein sequence is MAEAHSAVAFSFSITHEGWDVNFDREVLHLVWQSGLRSWKKRFFRFHNNLQTGVYPASLNSLWLTIGIVSAIHFAGFKVPYDLVGKVEPYLSGSSIPAHFAGSVIVSILLWLMTIYLLRYCLKGLFMYKGWIYESRTKGSSASLKTKIWLCLVKLLSGWNKPMLYSYQGSLPRLPLPSVDDTMRRYLTSVRPLLDDDNFKRMENLANEFKNGIGIKLQRYLILKSWWSTNYVSDWWEEYVYLRGRSPIMVNSNFYGIDAILMHPTNIQSARAANIIHSCLQYRKLIERQELEPIMLQGIVPLCSWQYERLFNTTRIPGIETDKLVHWNDSKHIIVYHKGCYYKVLVYMKNRILTPCEIEHQIMYILENNSSSSSSIPADGEEKLAALTANNRTVWANARTCYFSKGINKQSLDAIEKSAFVVVLDDYPYEYDAACPEKLDQYGRNLLHGKGYDRWFDKSFNLCIGTNGRIGFNAEHSWADAAVMSHLWEYIFSQDLANNVADAPVMGALWEFLIGTDVVDGYKENGHTLGNMEITLTPTRLQWDLSKKCIETIQDSAMLANELVNDVDLRIYVHDKYGKGFMKTCSMSPDAYIQMALQLAYYRDAGKFSLTYEASMTRLYREGRTETVRPCTIESTAWVKSMQDSSLSIEDKYNLMKAAVDKHQRGYQDAMCGKGIDRHLFCLYVVSKYLEVDSPFLKQVLSEPWRLSTSQTPHGQTSKLDLKKYPNCISAGGGFGPVADDGYGVSYIIAGENLLFFHISSKKKSPATDSHKFSLQIEKALDDIKNLMISYQKIMKNKKNNNNTTT, encoded by the exons atggcaGAGGCTCATTCTGCTGTTGCATTTAGTTTTTCAATAACTCACGAAGGCTGGGATGTTAATTTTGATAGAGAAGTGTTACATCTTGTTTGGCAATCTGGACTGAGATCAtggaaaaaaagattttttagatttcat aATAATTTACAAACTGGAGTTTATCCAGCATCATTAAATAGTCTTTGGCTAACAATTGGCATTGTTAGTGCAATACATTTTGCTGGTTTCAAAGTTCCGTATGACCTAGTCGGCAAGGTCGAGCCATATTTATCTgg ATCATCAATACCAGCACATTTTGCTGGCTCAGTTATTGTCAGTATATTATTATGGCTCatgacaatatatttattacgttattgtttaaaaggtttatttatgtataaagGTTGGATTTATGAATCAAGAACAAAGGGTAGTTCAGCAtctttgaaaacaaaaatttggcTATGtttagttaaattattatcaggtTGGAATAAACCAATGTTGTACAGTTATCAAGGTTCATTACCACGTTTACCATTACCAAGTGTTGATGATACAATGAGACGTTATTTAACAAGTGTTAGACCTctacttgatgatgataattttaaaagaatggaaaatttagcaaatgaatttaaaaatggtattggtattaaattacaacgttatttaatattaaaatcatggtGGTCAACAAATTATGTATCTGATTGGTGGGAAGAATATGTTTATTTACGTGGTAGATCACCAATAAtggttaattcaaatttttatggtATTGATGCAATATTAATGCATCCAACAAATATACAATCAGCACGTGCTGCAAATATAATACATAGTTGTTTACAATAtcgtaaattaattgaaagacAAGAACTTGAACCAATTATGTTACAAGGTATTGTACCACTTTGTTCATGGCAATATGAACGATTATTTAATACAACAAGAATACCTGGTATTGAAACAGATAAATTAGTACATTGGAATGATTCAAAacatattattgtttatcacAAGGGTTGTTATTATAAAGTACttgtttatatgaaaaatagaatattaacACCATGTGAAATTGAACATCAAATAATgtatatacttgaaaataattcatcatcatcatcatcaataccaGCTGATGGTGAAGAAAAATTGGCAGCATTAACAGCAAATAATCGTACAGTATGGGCAAATGCAAgaacttgttatttttcaaaaggtattaataaacaaagtcTTGATGCTATTGAAAAATCAGCATTTGTTGTTGTACTTGATGATTATCCATATGAATATGATGCa gCATGTCCAGAAAAACTTGATCAGTATGGTAGAAATTTATTGCATGGAAAAGGATATGACAGATggtttgataaatcatttaatttatgtattggTACAAATGGACGAATTGGATTTAATGCTGAACATTCATG GGCAGATGCAGCTGTGATGTCACATTTAtgggaatatatattttctcaagATTTAGCCAACAATGT ggCTGATGCGCCTGTGATGGGAGCCTTGTGGGAATTCCTTATTGGTACTGATGTTGTGGAtgg ataCAAGGAAAATGGTCATACATTAGGTAATATGGAAATTACACTAACTCCTACACGTCTTCAATgggatttatcaaaaaaatgtattgaaaCAATTCAAGATTCAGCaatg cTGGCTAATGAATTGGTTAATGATGTTGATTTACGTATATATGTAcatgataaatatggaaaaggATTTATGAAAACTTGTTCAATGTCACCAGATGCATATATACAAATGGCATTGCAATTGGCATATTATCGTGATGCTGGAAAATTTAGTTTAACATATGAAGCATCAATGACACGACTTTATAGAGAAGGTAGAACTGAAACAGTTAGACCATGTACAATTGAATCAACAGCATGGGTTAAATCAATGCAAGATTCATCATTGAGCATtgaagataaatataatttaatgaaagcTGCTGTTGATAAACATCAACGTGGCTATCAAGATGCCATGTGTGGTAAAGGAATTGATagacatttattttgtttatatgttGTATCAAAATATCTTGAAGTTGATTCACcatttttaaaacaagtttTAAGTGAACCATGGCGTTTATCAACATCACAAACACCACATGGACAAACATCAAAATTGGatcttaaaaaatatccaaattGTATATCTGCTGGTGGTGGTTTTGGACCAGTTGCTGATGATGGATATGGTGTATCATATATTATTGCTGGtgaaaatcttttattttttcatatatcaagtaaaaaaaaatcaccagCAACTGATTcacataaattttcattacaaattgaaaaagctCTAGATGACATAAAAAATCTCATGATttcatatcaaaaaattatgaaaaataaaaaaaataataataatacaactacgtaa
- the LOC122856572 gene encoding carnitine O-palmitoyltransferase 1, liver isoform isoform X3, producing MAEAHSAVAFSFSITHEGWDVNFDREVLHLVWQSGLRSWKKRFFRFHNNLQTGVYPASLNSLWLTIGIVSAIHFAGFKVPYDLVGKVEPYLSGSSIPAHFAGSVIVSILLWLMTIYLLRYCLKGLFMYKGWIYESRTKGSSASLKTKIWLCLVKLLSGWNKPMLYSYQGSLPRLPLPSVDDTMRRYLTSVRPLLDDDNFKRMENLANEFKNGIGIKLQRYLILKSWWSTNYVSDWWEEYVYLRGRSPIMVNSNFYGIDAILMHPTNIQSARAANIIHSCLQYRKLIERQELEPIMLQGIVPLCSWQYERLFNTTRIPGIETDKLVHWNDSKHIIVYHKGCYYKVLVYMKNRILTPCEIEHQIMYILENNSSSSSSIPADGEEKLAALTANNRTVWANARTCYFSKGINKQSLDAIEKSAFVVVLDDYPYEYDAACPEKLDQYGRNLLHGKGYDRWFDKSFNLCIGTNGRIGFNAEHSWADAPVMGALWEFLIGTDVVDGYKENGHTLGNMEITLTPTRLQWDLSKKCIETIQDSAMLANELVNDVDLRIYVHDKYGKGFMKTCSMSPDAYIQMALQLAYYRDAGKFSLTYEASMTRLYREGRTETVRPCTIESTAWVKSMQDSSLSIEDKYNLMKAAVDKHQRGYQDAMCGKGIDRHLFCLYVVSKYLEVDSPFLKQVLSEPWRLSTSQTPHGQTSKLDLKKYPNCISAGGGFGPVADDGYGVSYIIAGENLLFFHISSKKKSPATDSHKFSLQIEKALDDIKNLMISYQKIMKNKKNNNNTTT from the exons atggcaGAGGCTCATTCTGCTGTTGCATTTAGTTTTTCAATAACTCACGAAGGCTGGGATGTTAATTTTGATAGAGAAGTGTTACATCTTGTTTGGCAATCTGGACTGAGATCAtggaaaaaaagattttttagatttcat aATAATTTACAAACTGGAGTTTATCCAGCATCATTAAATAGTCTTTGGCTAACAATTGGCATTGTTAGTGCAATACATTTTGCTGGTTTCAAAGTTCCGTATGACCTAGTCGGCAAGGTCGAGCCATATTTATCTgg ATCATCAATACCAGCACATTTTGCTGGCTCAGTTATTGTCAGTATATTATTATGGCTCatgacaatatatttattacgttattgtttaaaaggtttatttatgtataaagGTTGGATTTATGAATCAAGAACAAAGGGTAGTTCAGCAtctttgaaaacaaaaatttggcTATGtttagttaaattattatcaggtTGGAATAAACCAATGTTGTACAGTTATCAAGGTTCATTACCACGTTTACCATTACCAAGTGTTGATGATACAATGAGACGTTATTTAACAAGTGTTAGACCTctacttgatgatgataattttaaaagaatggaaaatttagcaaatgaatttaaaaatggtattggtattaaattacaacgttatttaatattaaaatcatggtGGTCAACAAATTATGTATCTGATTGGTGGGAAGAATATGTTTATTTACGTGGTAGATCACCAATAAtggttaattcaaatttttatggtATTGATGCAATATTAATGCATCCAACAAATATACAATCAGCACGTGCTGCAAATATAATACATAGTTGTTTACAATAtcgtaaattaattgaaagacAAGAACTTGAACCAATTATGTTACAAGGTATTGTACCACTTTGTTCATGGCAATATGAACGATTATTTAATACAACAAGAATACCTGGTATTGAAACAGATAAATTAGTACATTGGAATGATTCAAAacatattattgtttatcacAAGGGTTGTTATTATAAAGTACttgtttatatgaaaaatagaatattaacACCATGTGAAATTGAACATCAAATAATgtatatacttgaaaataattcatcatcatcatcatcaataccaGCTGATGGTGAAGAAAAATTGGCAGCATTAACAGCAAATAATCGTACAGTATGGGCAAATGCAAgaacttgttatttttcaaaaggtattaataaacaaagtcTTGATGCTATTGAAAAATCAGCATTTGTTGTTGTACTTGATGATTATCCATATGAATATGATGCa gCATGTCCAGAAAAACTTGATCAGTATGGTAGAAATTTATTGCATGGAAAAGGATATGACAGATggtttgataaatcatttaatttatgtattggTACAAATGGACGAATTGGATTTAATGCTGAACATTCATG ggCTGATGCGCCTGTGATGGGAGCCTTGTGGGAATTCCTTATTGGTACTGATGTTGTGGAtgg ataCAAGGAAAATGGTCATACATTAGGTAATATGGAAATTACACTAACTCCTACACGTCTTCAATgggatttatcaaaaaaatgtattgaaaCAATTCAAGATTCAGCaatg cTGGCTAATGAATTGGTTAATGATGTTGATTTACGTATATATGTAcatgataaatatggaaaaggATTTATGAAAACTTGTTCAATGTCACCAGATGCATATATACAAATGGCATTGCAATTGGCATATTATCGTGATGCTGGAAAATTTAGTTTAACATATGAAGCATCAATGACACGACTTTATAGAGAAGGTAGAACTGAAACAGTTAGACCATGTACAATTGAATCAACAGCATGGGTTAAATCAATGCAAGATTCATCATTGAGCATtgaagataaatataatttaatgaaagcTGCTGTTGATAAACATCAACGTGGCTATCAAGATGCCATGTGTGGTAAAGGAATTGATagacatttattttgtttatatgttGTATCAAAATATCTTGAAGTTGATTCACcatttttaaaacaagtttTAAGTGAACCATGGCGTTTATCAACATCACAAACACCACATGGACAAACATCAAAATTGGatcttaaaaaatatccaaattGTATATCTGCTGGTGGTGGTTTTGGACCAGTTGCTGATGATGGATATGGTGTATCATATATTATTGCTGGtgaaaatcttttattttttcatatatcaagtaaaaaaaaatcaccagCAACTGATTcacataaattttcattacaaattgaaaaagctCTAGATGACATAAAAAATCTCATGATttcatatcaaaaaattatgaaaaataaaaaaaataataataatacaactacgtaa